The region AGGCAGTACCCCAAACACATGGACAGACGCCCATCCGAAGTGGTTATTTGAAAAAGTTTGTGTGCcggtgtgtatctgtgtgctCTCTATACTCTGTGCACTTCATAAACAATTGACTGGCCTACATCATGTGCACAACAAAAGATTCGGGAGGGGGTCAGCCGGAAGGGGAGCGTGGGCCCGCACGATTCAGTAATTTCgagtaatttaattaaacacaCACTCGGCCAGAGTTGGCTATTCCAAACTGAGGAATATTAATTGGACCGCTGAGAACAATTTctcatccaaaaaaaaaatatctaaaccAAAGGGAATCTATTCCATTGGCCCAATTCACTGAATCCCCTCCAACCTATCACTACCTATGTGAGCTTCATAATAATAGAGCCAACGATCAGACGAGGGCTCGACCTTAGGTGGGGCTCGACCTAAACGTCTTGAATGGCTCGGAAAATGGTTACTGGAACCGGGGGCATAGCCCCGTATAGCCTAATCGATGGattatttaattgtaattggcaataaaaaatgcaaattccgCCCCGGAACATGTGTAGTGAGTTGTGGGAGACGGGGAACAGGGAACGGAAGCAATTGACGCCTTATTTTCATGCAAATGCCAGAGCTCGGGTTGGTCCGCCCTGTCCCCAACCCAGTTAGGCAAACATTGGGCTCGATTTACAGCCGCAGGGTTCTGAAGAACACGCCTGGTCAGCAagaattgtttggtttaagtGGGTCTCCGCTTTTCCAGTTGAAATGTTTCAGAAACCGATCATTTCGGAGAACTGGCCACCGCAGGCGTTGCCTTTTAGGGAATTGAGCGCACAGGTTCGTGATCTGCCCACAGGCATTAGGAAACTGTTTTTTAAGCCTCGATGATGTCACAGAGCACAGTGATTAATACTTGTATTAATCATTTATCAAATGCAGCTCAATCAATTAATttgccatcgacgacgtcattaaaacaaaggttttttttcttatgCGCCCCGTGGGCGCTGGATTCTGCAGTTTTTTAACCTTGTATGGACGTAAAATATTTTCGAAACTTGTTTAAACCGcggttcttgttgttgttgcttggtTGTGTGGGTCGCGGAGGCGAACTTATCTTTGCAACTGCGGTTTTActcatttatttatatctGCATTACACATGATTCACTCTCAGTTACTACTTAATAATATGTTTTAATTTCACTGCGAACTGTCGTCGCATGAGGCATCTTTCTCGTCTCAGGCACTAGGACTAATAATGATTCACCAGTTTCACTTTTGAATGCGTCAGAAGAAAGTTTCGAAACCGTTTtcaaaattcactttttaaatattgttcAGGATCAAGTGGCACCGAACACCGTCCATTACCTTTCCGTTCAACTAAACTTGCTGCTGATCTTTTCACGACTGATCTGGGAAAGGGGATTTTTAAAGTGGCGCGCTGTTAAGCTTTACATAGCTGACACATGGGGCAGCCCCACTCTGGTTTAACAGAGCTCGACTATCGATAACACGATCGATACATCGCAAAGCTTCCCGCAACTTTTCAAAATGGCCGTAGTAATGGCCTGTTATTTGTTTCTTTCTATTTAGTTAATTCTAACACAAATTAAAACAACATTTTCTGCGGAAATGTATTTATGtgtattcttattaaaaaatctttaaaataacgTATACAAAACACCTGAATTATTTTGAACTGATTTACAATTATGGTACATTTAGGCTTGAAAACATGATGAAACGATGAAAAATCCGCTTTTGCGTGACTGGCTTTATCTTAATGGCTGGGTAGCAATCCGTTTCTGACTATATCGATAATTCCTAGCTTGACGGAGATCCAGTACGAAAGTCCCGAAAGAATAAGGGTTTTGCTAATGCGATCCAGGACGTACATACTAGAATCGGGTAAAATACGTTAAGGAATAAGAATCTAAAACCTTTATGAGCTACTTACAATCTTAACTGGATGCGGGACTTGGGCAATGAGGTCAGAGGCTCCTTCATGACATACTGACGGCCTCCCAAGATGCTAACCTTCATGTACTCGTAGTCGTCCACATCATCAGTGTTGATCTTAAAACTGTTAAAGGCAATTTCAaatgatatatgtatatacttcaAACTCGTTTGCTAGTCCTTACATCTTTCGATCTGTTGCATCCATTTCCTGATAAATTTGCTTGAAGTGCGTGGACTTGAAGTCCCAATTCCGGGTTGTAAAGAACTGCAGAACCTCCAGACCTACTGCGATCTTTGTTTGAACCCTGATCATGCTAGTTTGCGGAACCCAAAAGGATGTATATTTGGATTTAACTGGCTTTGAGATATAACTTACAAGCGTCGCTGACCAAATATCAGAAGCAGGAAGTCAATCAAATAAGCCGGAAGCCACATAAACATTATGGAGCAAAAAGTGTGGTAGAACTTGCTAGAGGTCATATTTCCATCGGGATACCATAGTCCCACCTCAAAGGGGTACtgaaaagaaattcaaaaaagaaTGGATGCTTTTTCTTTAACTTGCAGCTTAAAAGGCAAATAAGCCGAGCTGTAGCCATCgtaagaagcaaaagtggggaaattgggaaaccccaaaattttgtgagggtaccccttggaaaaattcgaaaaatttcaaatcggtatttaggcaatgttttgaatgagaaaagtggcttctgggtttgctgattacaaaatggtactttgtttcctgatcggatacaaatcggccgagctgtggccatcggaaggagcaaaagtggcgaaattggaaaaacccaaaattgtatgagggtaccccttggaaaaaatcgaaaatttacTTGAAACTTTCGGTACGATAATTACCTTCATGCCCAAGTCACGGCCCACATCCATTATCCACTTCCAAGTGCGTTTCTTCTCGTCCTCCACAGTCAAGTTGTAGACCGGAATCTGGAGGGGCCTGCAAAGAAAGGCATGTGACCACCGTAGTCGGTTAGCACAACTAGAGACTCACCTCTTTTTTGTGAGACTGGTGTGGTGAGGTATCAGAATCAGGCCGTTGATGGCGATATCCACAGGAATGACTTCGGACTTGAGCTCGCCATTGCAGATCATCGACCGAATGACTCCTTTGCCGGCGCCAATCAGGACACCCGTGGGACCGTTCATGTTGTCCACCCAGCCCGGCAAGGGCTCGGCCAGAGCAGGCGTTACTGGAGGAGCAGAGAATACGTGAGGTAAACCCAGGATTTATGGAAGATGCCCACCGATTAGCAGAGAGAAACAACGTGGGGTGGCGATAAGTGTATTCAACAACCTAGAATCATGTTTATTTGGAATCGAAACCTCGAATATGCGTAACTAAAACTAAGCTAGTGACTAAGTAAATGCCTGTGACCATCAAACCCATGACCGGCTCAAAAGAGGGCCAGCACCCCCGTCCACTTGAGGACGTAGTAGAAGAAGAGTCCTACGATGAGAGTCTTGCACACCACGTCGACAACCCATTGGCTAGAATGGATTAAATCGTGAATGTTAGATTGGGTCTATTTTATGTGCGAGTTCCTCTTACATTTTCATGTGCAGCCGGGCCTTGTCGATGTCCTCGTCCTTCTCTTTGAGAATGAACTTCCTGGCACCCTTGGCACACTCAATCATGTACTCCTCCTCTGTGTTGCTGGTGTTCATGTTCATGTTGAAACTGAAATGTTGATTGAAAATAAAACCCTGCTCACAAATGCAATCCTCCTAGAGGGCTTACATTTCCTTGTCCTCCTCATTGAGCTTATTCCACAGCGACGCATAGTTGTCGGATTTGAAACTCCAGGCATTGAGAGTGAAGAACTGGAGGACACCGAGACCAGTGGAGATTTTCTCCTGCACTCGCAACATGCTAAAGGGAAACATTTTAAAACCATACTTTTTAATATTGGCTTCAAACTCGATGCAACTTACAATCTCTTCTGGCCCAGAATGAGCATCAGAAAGTCCAGGAAGTAGGCGGGAAGCCAGTGGAACATGGCCACGTTGAAGCTATGGTACAGAGTGTTGGTGGTCACGCAAGGATCCGGGTACCAAAGGCCGGCGTTGAAGGGGATCTGCTTGTTGATCCGCTTGCTCATCTCCACCACCGTGCCCATGGTCATCTTCCGGTGATCCGCATTCGTGATGTTGTAGACCGGGACTTGGGCCGGCCGCTTGGCCTGCTTGTTGAACTCGTAGGGGATGACGATGAGACCGTTGATGGCATAATCCACGGGAATCACCTCGGCCTTGTTCTTCTGGTTGACCAGCACAGAGCGGATGACACCCTTGCCGCACCCGATCATCAGTCCGGTGGGTCCGTTGAGGTTGTCCACCCAGCCAGCCAGTGGTTCGAAGGCGGCCGGGGAAACTGTTGGAGGAGCAAGACAGAGTCTTAATACCCGCCGATAATTGTTCTCCCGGATGATTTGCACCTTTCTACATACCACGAAGTACCCAGGATGATGGTTCCCGAAGCCGAGTGGTGAGTGTGTTAAGTGTTAGGTGTGAGAGGGTGAGTGATATGGTTAGAGATCAGCAACTTCTATTTATATTTCTGTTGCTGTTCCCTGTTTGTGATGTTTGGGTTTAGGTTTTGGCAGTGGGTGAGTGTGCAATTTTGTGGTCATTTCTTTGGAAAAAGTGTGTGTGGGAGAGAGTGTGCGAATCTTATAGTGTGGGTGGTGTTGTTTCTTTGGATCGTGTGTGTTCTGTTTGTGTTGTTCGTGTTGGCGCTGGAGCGGATGGTCCTCAGCTCTGGACATCGACACTTGGACACTTGAAGCACCGGCACATGAGGCACAGaaacacagatacacagacacagacacaATATACCGAATGGTGTTTACTGCTGCTTTTATTGCACACATGAAACATGGATAATCACTTAAATTAGAAATGAAAACCAGATATCCGAGACCTCGTCAAGAGCCCCGAAGTCTTCAGCCCCCAAGCGAACATAAGCGAAGATTGATTGGGAAATGCGCGCGAATGAGAAGTGGAAATGGTGCGGACTCGGAGTCCAGTGGCTCAGACGCCCAGGAGGCGGGCCACCAAGCCGTACGTCCAGTAGCACAGCGAGCCCACAATCAGCGTTTTGCACACGCGGTCCAAGATGTACATCCTGCAAATCAAGGTGAAGTGGAACTTAGAGATCGTGGCATAGGGGATCGGGTTTCGGGGCAGCTTACAGCTTCAGCTGGAGTCGAGCCCGCGGCAGGCTGTCCGGAGACTCCTTCATTAGGTACTGACGCCCGCCCTGGACACAAGACTCTATGTACATGGGCACAGTCTCCTCGGGGTCCATGTCCATGTTGAAGCTTTTGGATGAGGTATGAGACGGTATGATTAAGAGCCGTTCTCCTTCGCCACGGTACCTACTTTTTCTTGTCCGCTTCGTTCAGAATGTTCCAGAGCGAGATGTAGGCGTCCGACTTAAAGAACCAGGCGCGCATAGTGAAGAACTGCAGCACCTCGAGGCCCACCGAAATGCGGTTCTGGACGCGAACCATGCTGTCCGAGAGAGAATTAGTCAGGATCGTATCGTTTCACTCATTCGGAGATCCGGCGACCCCCAACTTACAAGCGCTTCTGGCCCAGGATCAGGAGCATAAAGTCGATGAAGTAGGCGGGCAGCCAGTGGAAGAGAATTACGTTTATGTTGTGGTGCAGCTTGTTCGTGGTGATGCATCCGTCTGGGTACCAGAGACCCGCCTCCATCGGATACCGgtagccgatctccttgctCATCTCGATCACCTCACCCCACTGCATCTTGCGGTGATCGGCGCAGGTGATGTTGTACACCGGAACCTCCGGCGGCCTCTCTGCCAGTTGGGCGAACTGGTACGGAATCACGCAAAGTCCGTTGATGGCATAGTCCACCGGGATAACCTCGGATAGGTAGCGCGTGTCGATCAGCATGGAGCGGATGACGCCCTTGCCGGCGCCCACCATCAGGCCGGTGGGTCCGTTTAGGTTGTCCACCCAGCCCGGCACGGGTTCGTACGCCGACGGCGACACTGCCGGACATGAAGAGTTCAGACTGGCTTCCGGACTCCAGGGAGCCAACTATACGGGATGCGGATGCACAGGCGCAGGCGGAGGAAGAGGCGATGGCAGCGGCCAGGCAAAGGCAgaggcggaggaggagcagctTGAGCAGCGGAGCAGCGTGAGCGGGGGAAGCGGTCTGGGTTTGCTGCTGTTTGGcttcttttgttttcattgCATGCTCATTGAACTTTTTGGTCAATGACGACGGCGTGTGTGCAGTTTTTGTGGTATTGGTA is a window of Drosophila bipectinata strain 14024-0381.07 chromosome 2R, DbipHiC1v2, whole genome shotgun sequence DNA encoding:
- the LOC108125085 gene encoding putative fatty acyl-CoA reductase CG5065 isoform X3 gives rise to the protein MTVDLSPVQEYYKDKTIFITGASGFMGKVLLEKLLYSCHSLKEVIIICRPKRGKTPETRLEEMFKLPIFQRIRDERPHMLKKVSIYQGDVTFDLLGLSGESLKHVTENTNIVFHMAATLKLEGNLRDAIDMNLLGTRRALDVAKQMKQLEAFIHLSTAFCNCDQEVMYEKVYEFPHKPEDLMRLAEWMDVKTLDAITPDLLKPHPNTYTYSKRLAEILVRDHYESMPVIIARPSIVSPSAYEPVPGWVDNLNGPTGLMVGAGKGVIRSMLIDTRYLSEVIPVDYAINGLCVIPYQFAQLAERPPEVPVYNITCADHRKMQWGEVIEMSKEIGYRYPMEAGLWYPDGCITTNKLHHNINVILFHWLPAYFIDFMLLILGQKRFMVRVQNRISVGLEVLQFFTMRAWFFKSDAYISLWNILNEADKKNFNMDMDPEETVPMYIESCVQGGRQYLMKESPDSLPRARLQLKLMYILDRVCKTLIVGSLCYWTYGLVARLLGV
- the LOC108125085 gene encoding putative fatty acyl-CoA reductase CG5065 isoform X1, whose product is MTVDLSPVQEYYKDKTIFITGASGFMGKVLLEKLLYSCHSLKEVIIICRPKRGKTPETRLEEMFKLPIFQRIRDERPHMLKKVSIYQGDVTFDLLGLSGESLKHVTENTNIVFHMAATLKLEGNLRDAIDMNLLGTRRALDVAKQMKQLEAFIHLSTAFCNCDQEVMYEKVYEFPHKPEDLMRLAEWMDVKTLDAITPDLLKPHPNTYTYSKRLAEILVRDHYESMPVIIARPSIVTPALAEPLPGWVDNMNGPTGVLIGAGKGVIRSMICNGELKSEVIPVDIAINGLILIPHHTSLTKKRPLQIPVYNLTVEDEKKRTWKWIMDVGRDLGMKYPFEVGLWYPDGNMTSSKFYHTFCSIMFMWLPAYLIDFLLLIFGQRRFMIRVQTKIAVGLEVLQFFTTRNWDFKSTHFKQIYQEMDATDRKIFKINTDDVDDYEYMKVSILGGRQYVMKEPLTSLPKSRIQLRFMYVLDRISKTLILSGLSYWISVKLGIIDIVRNGLLPSH
- the LOC108125085 gene encoding putative fatty acyl-CoA reductase CG5065 isoform X2, which codes for MTVDLSPVQEYYKDKTIFITGASGFMGKVLLEKLLYSCHSLKEVIIICRPKRGKTPETRLEEMFKLPIFQRIRDERPHMLKKVSIYQGDVTFDLLGLSGESLKHVTENTNIVFHMAATLKLEGNLRDAIDMNLLGTRRALDVAKQMKQLEAFIHLSTAFCNCDQEVMYEKVYEFPHKPEDLMRLAEWMDVKTLDAITPDLLKPHPNTYTYSKRLAEILVRDHYESMPVIIARPSIVSPAAFEPLAGWVDNLNGPTGLMIGCGKGVIRSVLVNQKNKAEVIPVDYAINGLIVIPYEFNKQAKRPAQVPVYNITNADHRKMTMGTVVEMSKRINKQIPFNAGLWYPDPCVTTNTLYHSFNVAMFHWLPAYFLDFLMLILGQKRFMLRVQEKISTGLGVLQFFTLNAWSFKSDNYASLWNKLNEEDKEIFNMNMNTSNTEEEYMIECAKGARKFILKEKDEDIDKARLHMKIQWVVDVVCKTLIVGLFFYYVLKWTGVLALF